From one Marmota flaviventris isolate mMarFla1 chromosome 1, mMarFla1.hap1, whole genome shotgun sequence genomic stretch:
- the Cnn2 gene encoding calponin-2 isoform X2, whose protein sequence is MSSSQFNKGPAYGLSAEVRSRLLSKYDPQKEAELRTWIEGLTGLSIGPDFQKGLKDGVILCTLMNKLQPGSVPKINHSMQNWHQLENLSNFIKAMVSYGMNPVDLFEANDLFESGNITQVQVALLALAGKAKTKGLQSSVDIGVKYSERQQRNFDDATMKAGQCVIGLQMGTNKCASQVGMTAPGTRRHIYDTKLGTHRCDSSSMSLQMGYTQGASQSGQVFGLGRQIYDPKYCPQGPVADGGAVGTSDCPGEAPERPPYLEEAGC, encoded by the exons ATGAGCTCCTCGCAGTTCAACAAGGGGCCCGCGTACGGGCTCTCGGCCGAGGTCCGCAGCCGG CTCCTGTCTAAATACGACCCTCAGAAGGAGGCAGAGCTTCGCACCTGGATCGAGGGTCTCACGGGCCTCTCCATCGGCCCCGACTTCCAGAAGGGTCTGAAGGATGGGGTCATCTTATGCAC GCTCATGAATAAGCTCCAGCCGGGCTCTGTCCCCAAGATCAACCACTCCATGCAGAACTGGCACCAG CTAGAAAACCTCTCCAACTTCATCAAGGCCATGGTCAGCTACGGCATGAACCCCGTGGACCTGTTCGAGGCCAACGACCTCTTTGAGAGTGGGAACATAACGCAGGTCCAGGTGGCCCTGCTGGCACTGGCTGGGAAG GCCAAGACAAAAGGGCTGCAGAGCAGTGTGGACATCGGGGTCAAGTACTCGGAGAGGCAGCAGCGGAACTTTGATGATGCTACCATGAAGGCTGGCCAGTGCGTCATCGGGCTGCAG ATGGGCACCAACAAGTGTGCCAGCCAG GTGGGCATGACTGCGCCTGGGACCCGGCGGCACATCTATGACACCAAGCTGGGGACGCACAGGTGTGACAGCTCCTCCATGTCCTTGCAGATGGGCTACACACAGGGGGCCAGCCAGAGCGGCCAGGTCTTTGGCCTGGGCCGCCAGATATATGACCCCAAGTACTGCCCACAAGGCCCTGTGGCAGATGGCGGTGCGGTGGGCACCAGCGACTGCCCCGGGGAGGCCCCGGAACGTCCCCCCTACCTGGAAGAGGCTGGCTGCTGA
- the Cnn2 gene encoding calponin-2 isoform X1, which translates to MSSSQFNKGPAYGLSAEVRSRLLSKYDPQKEAELRTWIEGLTGLSIGPDFQKGLKDGVILCTLMNKLQPGSVPKINHSMQNWHQLENLSNFIKAMVSYGMNPVDLFEANDLFESGNITQVQVALLALAGKAKTKGLQSSVDIGVKYSERQQRNFDDATMKAGQCVIGLQMGTNKCASQSGMTAYGTRRHLYDPKNHILPPMDHSTISLQMGTNKCASQVGMTAPGTRRHIYDTKLGTHRCDSSSMSLQMGYTQGASQSGQVFGLGRQIYDPKYCPQGPVADGGAVGTSDCPGEAPERPPYLEEAGC; encoded by the exons ATGAGCTCCTCGCAGTTCAACAAGGGGCCCGCGTACGGGCTCTCGGCCGAGGTCCGCAGCCGG CTCCTGTCTAAATACGACCCTCAGAAGGAGGCAGAGCTTCGCACCTGGATCGAGGGTCTCACGGGCCTCTCCATCGGCCCCGACTTCCAGAAGGGTCTGAAGGATGGGGTCATCTTATGCAC GCTCATGAATAAGCTCCAGCCGGGCTCTGTCCCCAAGATCAACCACTCCATGCAGAACTGGCACCAG CTAGAAAACCTCTCCAACTTCATCAAGGCCATGGTCAGCTACGGCATGAACCCCGTGGACCTGTTCGAGGCCAACGACCTCTTTGAGAGTGGGAACATAACGCAGGTCCAGGTGGCCCTGCTGGCACTGGCTGGGAAG GCCAAGACAAAAGGGCTGCAGAGCAGTGTGGACATCGGGGTCAAGTACTCGGAGAGGCAGCAGCGGAACTTTGATGATGCTACCATGAAGGCTGGCCAGTGCGTCATCGGGCTGCAG ATGGGCACCAACAAGTGCGCCAGTCAGTCAGGCATGACAGCGTATGGCACCAGGAGGCATCTCTATGACCCCAAGAACCACATCCTGCCACCTATGGACCACTCCACCATCAGCCTGCAGATGGGCACCAACAAGTGTGCCAGCCAG GTGGGCATGACTGCGCCTGGGACCCGGCGGCACATCTATGACACCAAGCTGGGGACGCACAGGTGTGACAGCTCCTCCATGTCCTTGCAGATGGGCTACACACAGGGGGCCAGCCAGAGCGGCCAGGTCTTTGGCCTGGGCCGCCAGATATATGACCCCAAGTACTGCCCACAAGGCCCTGTGGCAGATGGCGGTGCGGTGGGCACCAGCGACTGCCCCGGGGAGGCCCCGGAACGTCCCCCCTACCTGGAAGAGGCTGGCTGCTGA